The DNA sequence TTTGGAGAATTCACAGCCGAAccctcagcagccccagcagcccaCTTCACACGTGGTCCACATCAGCCAGGTTGTTACAGAAACAGATTTTTTGAAGCGCTCTGATCAGCTGCAGGCCACGCTGAGCTCAGGCAGCTTTGTGGACTTCTGCCAGGAAAAGATCCAAGCTGCTGAAAATGAGTTTGAAAAGACGGTTTGGTCTTTCCTGAAGGTGAGAATCTCAGCGGGAAGATTTGTTAGAAAAACCTGGAAACCTGCAGCTTTTAGCTGAAGTGTGCTTTGCTGTTTTCAGGCTAATTTTGAAAGCGACATCCGCAGCAAATACCTGGAACTGCTGGGGTACAGCAAGGAAGAGCTGGCTTTGAAGGTGACCGTTTGACTGACATGATGCTGCACATGTTTTCTGTATCAGCACGTCCTCTGATAAATGTCTTTTGTTGGCAGATTTCAGCAGCACTGGAGGAAAAACCTGCCGAACCGCCAAAGGCAAGTTCATCCTAACTCCACAGCTGTTGGTTAGACGTTCACCCTGTTCCTCTCTGAGTGTTGCCGCTCAGTGAGCCGCGAACATTCTTCTGGGCGATAAAAGATCTGAACCCACGTCTTTCCCCACAGGTGGACGTCCCTCCTCCGGCTGCCCTGCAGCCTCCACCGGACCTGAACCTCGTGCCGCCGGTCGACACTCCAGAGGCAGCGTTTGACATGATCGCTGCCGCCAACCTTCAGCCTGCAGCCACACTGGAGCTGAATTCCACTCCTGACCCGGAAAACGTAGACCCagaagaggctgcagcagaTCCAGACGACGCTCCTCTCATCGAAGCTGATCTAAATTTGGACCAGGAGGAAgcaaaggaggaagaagacgagaaggaggaggaggaggaagaggaggaagaggaggaggaggaggaggaggaggaggaggttccTTTAGAGGAGGTATAACTAGAAACCACAGTATcctcctgacacacagaggaaagagaggaaacaCAAAGCATTATGGGATGTTTCTCTGGTGTTTCAGGAGGCAGCTGCTCTggtggaagaggagcagagtcCTGTTGAGACTCCAGCTCCAGTTGAGATCCCGGCTCCTGTTCCTACCCCTGCGGGAGGGGTTAGCCTCAGCGTCAGTCAAGGTAATGAAAGGACattttttcactgcaggaactcagagGATAGTGTCCGGTATGGGCTGTATTTGGAGAGGTACAAAGTACCTTAAGGTCCACTTTGACTGCAGGAACGTTTGGGCTCTTTAAGAGCAGTTGTAGATCTTGACTCAGGAGATGTTTGGCTGCAGGAACTACTGGGTTGTTTTAGGGTGACTTGGACCAGCTCTTTAAGGGCTGTtttcagaggaggaaacagtACTGACAGATGTATCATGACCGCAGGAACTACCAGGCTGTTTTCATGCAGCGTTGACAGAGAGAAAAGTCCTTATAGGTCTGTTTTGACCACAGGAACTACCGGGCCTTTTCAGGGCAGACCACACTGTAGCAGTGCTTCTGACCTCATTCCTTAAAATGTGTCCATGCTTTGGTTTCCTGTCAGATGTGGACGGCCTGATCACGCAGGCTCTGCTGACCGGAGACTTCGAGGGAGCTGTGGAGctctgtctccatgacaaccgAATGGCGGACAGCATCATCCTGGCCATCGCCGGGGGCGCTGATCTCTtagagaaaacacagaagaagtATTTCATGAGAACACACAGCAAGATCACCAAGGTAAAACCCCAGAGCAGCGTGTCTCCGTTTGTGTTCGGTTTATTTTGGTTTttcattgatgatgtaactttTCGCACTTTTCGCAGCTGATCAGCGCAGTGGTGATGAAAGACTGGCATGACATCCTGAAGACGTGTGACCTGCAGAACTGGAGGGAGGCTCTGGCTGCCGTCATGACGTACGCACAGCCGGAGGagttctcctctctctgcagtgagtCGATGGCTGTGAAGGATCGGAgctctcctgctgtgttttcttgtgttaaCCCTCACGTTgaactgtttgttttgtcagaCCTTCTCGGGGGCAGactggaggcagcagaggacGCCCGGCTGCAGATTCAGGCGTGTCTATGTTACATCTGTGCTGGAAACGTGGAGAAGCTGGTGTCCTGCTGGACCCGAGTGCCGGACGGACATTGTCCcctgtctctgcaggtgtgtaTGAAGACCACGTGGTGAATGTGAGCctcttctttcttgttttgcttGAACCTTGAATCTTGTGATGTGCCGTGTTTGTGTCCCTCAGGACCTGGTGGAGAAGGTGATGGTGTTGCGGCGTGCCGTCGAGCAGACGCAGCGCTCCGGTCCCGCTGCCATCGGCATCCTGCTGGCTGACAAGATGAGCCAGTACGCCAACCTGCTGGCCTCCCAGGGCAGCCTCTCCACCGCCATCGCCTACCTGCCCGACAACACCAACCAGGTGCGGATCCACAGCTGCACCCTATCGCAGGTTGTAGGCTGATTTCACTGTTATGTGACGGGTCTCATCAATCCGTCCAGGTCACCGTGCAGCAGCTTCGGGACCGCCTCAGCCGTGCTCTGGGTCAGGGGGCGCCAGCTCCTGCGGCTCCAGCGCAAACGCAGAGAGCTCCGTCACAGCCGCCCGCCGCCCGCCAACCTCAGCCCGGCGCAGGTCTGCCCCGACACCCGTACACCCCGGTCCAGCCCGCCATGGTgcctcagcctgctgctgctcccgtGGCCATGTCTACGCCGGCCTCCGTCCCGGCACCGCCTCAGTATTACCAGCCAGTGAGTTTGCACACGTGATCCTGGAGCCGTTTCCTATGAATGTATTGACATGTGTTTTGTACAGGGGTTCAGGATTTGCACAGATGTTGACCCTGAGGGCAGACTGGTCTCTTTTCCTGTTCTTCCACAATAACAAACCACTGGGTGTAGCGCTCATCGCCGTTGTGTTGTAATCATTTCATTGATTTCTTTTCCAGCCAGGGTTGAAATGACAAGTCCAAACATCACGACTGTCTCTGaactcttctctcttctttgtGTTCTTGTAATTTGAACCTTGGCTCTTTTAAACGTCCTTTGATTGGTCCAATGCTCGTGCATTGTGGCGTTTTTGGTGTGtgaccccctcctcctcctccttcttctccgcCCTCCCATGCTGCGGCCATCATGTGCCGTGTGTCTCTGTTCTGTGTGCTTCAGGTGAGGGCTGCCTCCACTGTCACCTCCTGGAGTAACCAAACTCCCACAGCCCTCCCCaatgtccctcctcctcctcttcaagtAGGCAGCGCCTCAGACCAGCAGGTATCCGCCtgacctccacacacacctcactgcaaattcagcttttttttttattgatttggaTCAATGCCTGATATCCCAAAGCTCTCTGTGCCATGTCTGTGGTAACTCCTCCCCTCATGTCACTGTTGGTTCAGCTCTCCGAGGCTGTGATGCGTTCACTGTCGTCACTCATCCGTGCATGCGGCTCTTTGCAACCGAGCATGACTTTCATTTGGACTTTTCTGCCCTCTGTTTGCGTCTCTTTGCAGAGACTATATATTTACATCTTCTGTTTTCCTGCAGGTGGAGCCCTCCAACCCGATGTACGGGATGCCCGCCTCCGGCACCGCAGCGCCCCCTCCGGCCTCCTCCACTCCTGCCTACATGTACTCCCACCAGTACCAGCGTGAGTATTACCAGCATTAGAACAGAGCCACACTTGTACAAAAGGAACTTTGTGTCCTGTTCTGGAGGCtcggaggtggtggtggtggtggtggtggaagaCTTCCTGTCTACCACAACAAcatgctgctcctgttgcctagcaacctgcggCAGGTGTTTTAAACATCCTTAGCATCTTCTTGACGTCTTTTCTTTGAAACACCGCCAAACATTTCCTCCTGGAGATGTTTGTAATATCTGCTCTGTCTCTAAAGGACGATGAGAATGTCCACCATGTTGTTATCCCTACAAGCTAAACATGTTAGCATGAAGTGTAACTGTGCATGCATCACTAACACAACTTCCTGTGTGCCTCCCAGCCTACGCCCAGGTCCACCAGTACCCGCAGGGAGCTGGGGGGCCACCTATCTATCAGCCTCTTCAgtactcctcctcctgctcctcctcctcctcctctgctgctcctcctgcagcagagccttcctcccctcctcttcctcacccccCTGGCTTCCTCTCTCAGTACACGCAGCCCATCTCCTCTCAGCCGGCACCACCTCTCTACCCTATTCAGCCTCCTATCAGccactcctccttctctccctcctctcctccttcccagCCTCTTTTCtatcccacctcctcctcctcctccttctctgctcctccatcatctGGAGGGTGTTTCCAGCATGGCGGGCCAGGATCTCCTGTGTCGTACAtgcctccacctcttcctccacccaGCGGAGTCTCAGGTACACAACTAGAAACCGACCCCGAGCTGATCCCCGCCTCTAAGAGAACAGGTCTGCATGTCTCCAATCGTCctcactgtctctgtcctcctcacaAACTCACTCCAGGCGTGTCACTCTGTGTCCTCGGCAGCACAGCCAATaccttgctgctttttttttttttgtcatgtgacacgCGAGTCAGTCGTGGCTTCCTCGATGCTCAGAGCAGTGCagaaggttttgtttttttacagaatctttttcatgcagaaaaacaaattgACAGATTaattaatgaataaaaacatgtagcTGCAGTCGTTAGATCCTGAGtgggaatgagagagagagagacgcagaAATCGTGGCTGTAATTCTGCTTTTAACAATCATTCGTCTGAAAGCTGGATGAAATTTGCACGGCTAATAAATTATTCTTTAAAATAAGATTACGTCTttaacaaatcaaaacagaactCGGTGAAGTGTCTTATTGTGAATCAAGTTGCTTGTTGTATTAATTTACCATTTAAGcagcaataaaatgtaaatattggtTAATAACACTAGATTGCAACAAATTTAAGTCTTCAAATCATACGATGCTGAATAAAGGGACAATTCACCCTAAAATCCATCTAGAGTGTCAACCGTGTCAGAAAAAGCTTTAATGTGTTTCTCTCTTTAGGGCCTCAGAACGGCTGGAATGACCCTCCAGCTCTGACCCGCGCATCGAAGAAGAAGGTAAGTCTGCTCTCCTGAACCACGCGGCTCAAGTTCAGGGAGAtgactgacttttttttaaacccactGTATTGCATATTCAGCAGGTTCCAGTTAACTACACCCCTCCTACCCCCATCACCGCCCCCATCATGTCACCTCTGGGTGCTGAccctcagcctcagcctgtgTCCTCCGGGGCCCAGGGTCCACACGGTGCCCAGGTCCCCTACTCAGGCAtgcaccaacagcagcagcagcagccgttcTCCACTCCAGCCATGAACCCTGCACTGCCCAAGACCAGTATGGAGGGCGCCCCAGGAGCCCCGACTGGAGATGTGATAcaggtgtgattttttttttttaatggttgcTTGTATTAGTATATTAAGTATCAGGTCTGACCTTGTCCTCGTGTCGGTCCAGCCTCTGCAGTCCATCCCTGCTGAGAAGATCACGAAGAAGCCGATCCCTGATGAACACCTGGTCCTGAAGACCACGTTCGAGGGGCTGATCCAGAAGTGCTTGGCCGTGGCCACGGACCCTGTGAGTCTTTCCAACAACGTTAAAGATGCATCATGTTGTTATAAATCCTCATTAGCTGAGTAACAACGTTTTCGTCTTTTCACAGCAAACCAAGAGGAAACTGGACGACGCCAACAAACGCTTGGAGGCGCTCTACGACAAACTCAGAGAGCAGACGGTGAGTGTCCAGCTACAACTGTGTAATGCTGAGGTCTGTGGGGGttgtctcacttttttttttcagcctctagtggccattttgGGAACTGCAGCTTTAGACTTCTCACTATTTTAGCttctttttttagcatttctgtaaattattttaatgtattttcacTCCTGCTGCCTTCAAAGAGCTGTTTCCCTGCTGGAATTCTGCACCACAatgctagcattagcattaaaTAACTGTCTTCTCCCTCGCAGCTGTCTCCCGCCATTGTAGGAGGACTTCACAACATCGCCAGGAGCATAGAGTCCCGATCCTACACGGAGGGCCTCAACATCCACACCCACAtagtcagcagcagcaacttCAGCGAGACGTCGGCGTTCATGCCCGTCCTGAAGGTGGTGCTGACTCAGGCTAACAAACTCGGCGTCTGACGACACTGTCCGAGCGGCTCCTCCGAAGCGCTCAGCTGAGCGTGGTCAGCCGAGCGTCACCGTTAAAAATGCAAACGATGAAGAATTCTgagactcttcttcttctttgtgccATTTATGTTTTCTCAAACACACAAGCCATGCTGTCGGCCGCACTCAGTGGTGAAAGTAAACTCCACGACGGCTTAAAGGGCagaaatatgttaaaaaaagaaacgagAAAACAGCTCAACGTTTTAGATTTTCTCGCTTGTTTACGATTTTTCATACATATATGAAGACATTTCtgattttagattttagatttttagttcattctttttaattattttttttcctgtaaattTATgaccttgatttttttttctttacccctttgtgttattttatgaaTAGTTTGTTTTCAATTCAGACTTTTTTTATGAGAATTTAATGATTatgcaactaaaaaaaaaatgaaaaagaaaagaaaaatgggaTTTTAAAGGGCATTTCCGTCTTCATCTCAGAGCCCTGATGCAGTCATGCCAACATTTAATCATTTTGTCACTTTAATTTTTGTGCACTACAGATCATCATGAATTCATAAAGGTTTCCGTGGATCTGCAGAGAGTCCATTTTAACAGCAGTAACatggattaaataaataaatatcacatcGTCTTTTACTTACTTTCACCACTCGTGTGTTGCTACATAAACACATAGGACCAAGAtgagctcggtgtgtgtggacacactgtCCCGCCTGTCAGGACgttgttgctgttttattttattggttttttttctcagtgtaaTCAGGAAACTCAGCAGAGTGCAATGGAGGCTGTGCTTTTATGGGATGTTAACGCATGCATGCTTAAATCAAACGCTCGGCATTGGAGGTGATTATCTGCTAATTAACTCGGACCTCAGAGGAAAGCCGGAAGGATCGTCGTTCCAGCGACGATGAGCGGCTGCAGAGTGCTCGACCCGACTTTATGTTgttaaataaaaagaacaagTCTTTGTTTTAGATTGACTACATGCAATATTTTCAATAAATAGTATTTATTTACACTGAGTCCTGTTGTTTTTATGCATTTGAATATTTTAATTGATCCATATTTAGGCTTCAAAAATCATAATAATGGTGTTTATTAATAGCAACCTGCAGGTGATATTTACATGTAAAAGTTCGCCCTCCAGCTGCTGTGCAGTGCATCCTGGGAAGGATCCACCTGATGCACCCTTCACCACCACAAGACACCTGGGATCTGTAggaccctttcaaaataaagcaaccTTGTCCCTGCCACAGCGATGTAATTAGTCTTTAAATgccttaatcttaatctctgtGATTAtgagtgggggggtgggggtgcctGCGGGACTCAAGCGTCCTCTATCCGCCCCTGgttttatttacaaataaagccgggcttttattttgaagggtcAGACGTTCGGGATGGACTCACGTATCCGCCGCTGTTAAAACGGCCCCGTCACACCTTTATTACCAGACTGCCAACCACGAAACGAGAAAGGTGCCGAACATACATGAGGAGAGGTATCGATCAGGCGGGAAGCCCGGAAGGACGAGATTAAACTGAACCGCGGGGAGATTATAGACAGACAGGTGGgtccacacaacacaacacaacacaacacaacacaacacaacacagcaacgcTCACATGACTACTTCTTTACTGTTTATGTGCACGTGGACGCGCTCTGACGGTGTCAcggtcacttcctgttctgtCTCGTTCGCTTTCACTTCAGTAGAAACCAGCAGCGGTCAGCTGTCATGGCCGCCATCGATAAAAGACCAGGTTTAAATAAATGTGCTAATATAAAACAGAGGAAGATCTTAATCCTAATAATaagatgataataataataataataggagGTGGTTTTAATGTGTCAAGTGTATAGGACTATAATTCGGTTTACGTCACTTGGTCACATGACCTGGAAGACTTTTccatacaaaataataaaagtcaACATCAATACTTTTTCAGTAGCTTCATGTAAGGGCCTCCTCTActttttatattaataatattatggAGAAATCAATGTTTATATGATGGCCGTCATGCCATGTGACCATAATACTAAGATGAATGTTCAATAAAAATCCAGTTTAGGTTTAAAGTCAGTGGGTGACGACATGAAGGCCTTCCATACAAATATTCATAATAAACAATAAAGCGTCCgataaatgtgcaaatatttgtAACCTGCAGGAGACAAATAATGATCAAtaaacagtggtggaaagtaactaagtatttgtacttcgttattgtacttaagtaattttttatgtatttatactttacttaagtaaaaataatagtgcatactttatacttttactccattacattttgcagataTTATCtgtactccactacaaattttaaaatgtctgtagttacaagtacatttctgaatacagttgtgttcatacagctgtgctggactgatgtgaggtcagactctgcatggaggtggtgtcacgctgccagctgtgtttctataatgagcctcagtcatgatgccggtgctctggctcagtgagctaactagttagctgctgtctgctaacacaggtccattaatgtctgatgaacatgaatcataacatgaatctacagcaggaacactgacacagtaaacatgctgaatgcctgtttgttatcagcagcctctctgttcacttgatgcccacagcctgcctcatgacacacagacctgtccacagctgcttctggactgaacatggacattaactacacatgctccattttcatttgattattttaacctgttcagatcctttgcaatggaaatcaatcatatatattcagtgtgtgagtacttttacttttaatactttaagtacatttaaaagtacttaagacttttacttaagtaggattgttgatgcagcacttctacttttacttaagtaccaagcttcagtacttcctccaccactgtcaaTAATACGAGACAAATCAATTCCAACACACATTTACCagatgtcttcttcttcttcttcttctgtggtgtcagGATGTGGCGCTGCAGTCCGTGGGCCTTCCTGCCTCCCGTGTACTCCGTGTGCACCGCTGCTGGGCTGTGGCTGGTGTAAGTTCACCTCAGCAGACTCAACCTGTCCATcaaagacagaaacatgacAGGAAATGATCAATAATCTTCTTCTCTGCAGGTATTTTGTGGCTGTTTCCACGGAGACCGTGAGGCCTCTGGGCTCACAGCACAGGTACGAATGAACCCGTAGCTGCATGTGATCAGATGTTGATCAGATGTTTGAATTCAGctcatctttatttatttacaggaGAGGAAATAACACTAAAATGTATCCTCCCATCATCAGGTGATCACTGCTCTCGttcttttcacaataaaagcacacatgctgtgtttttatgtttgagtcctcctcttcttcttcttcttcctctcagtaTTGCCGGAAACTTCCCGCCTGCCAGCTGCATCTTCAGTGAGGTCATGAACCTGGCGGCGTTTGtgggtatgtttttttttttttgtgggagGAACTATTTTCAGTGGCGGATTAATTCTGTTCTGAGCGGTTTGTTGTTCCAGGGTTCATCATCGGCGTCCTCAGATACATGCAGCTGAAGAGCAGGCTGGGTAAATCCTGGTTGAACGTCTGCAGCCTCGTGGCCTTTTCCATTGGCTGCTTCGGAATGACGCTGATTGGAAACTTCCAGGTAACCAATGACGTGGCTGTGTTCTGACTCCGCCCCCTCCTGgctgattttgtgtttttttctgtttttagctttttactGACGGGCTGATTCACAACTCTGGCACCCTGATGACGTTTGGACTCGGCACGCTGTTCTGCTGGATGCAGTCGTTCATCACGCTGGGCGCCAACATGGGGAGCGATGAGAAGGCCGCCGCCATCGCTCGCTTCGTGCTGTCAGGGTGCATCACTGTCTGCATGTGCCTCAAAACCTGTATCCATACATTCAAACAGTCAGTTAGCAGCTAGCCAGCTAGGTTAGCCTAGCATAGtttggtttgtttattttagatTAGATACTTTAGCTTATTAGCTAGCTTAGTAGCTAATGCTTGTTAACTCTTTGCTTAGTTTTAAGCTTAGTTTTGTCTATTTTTAATCTATTTTTCTCTAGTTTAAGATAATTTTTTACTAATTGTCAGATTCTTTTTTCTGCACTTACACTTGACTTTGTTAACCCTTAACTCCCCGCGCTGCAGACTTTGGTCTGATGTCTCTGTACATGCAGGAAGCTCAGTCCCAGTGGGCTCTCGTCAtgttcttcctcatcttcatcgGCACTTTTGGCATCGAGTTTCGTCACAGCCGCTTCGAGATCATAAGCATGGAGGCCTCGAGGCGGCCCGTCCTTCAGGCGGAGGCCTCTGAATGGACCGATCAGCAGCTGGACCAGCTGTAAGGACAATCCTCAGGATTTAACATCCTCAGGTTGGACTGCAGGAGCGAAGTGTCCTGAGGGACAGCAGTGTCTCCACCTGTCAGACAGGAGCACCACTACATGTATTAATggttaaattatatatatttttatatatatatatcctatcTGCTGTTACTGGGGACAGCGATggtttcatgttttctgtttgtcattatatacacatataaagTGTGTACATTCTTATCAGattcaaagtgtttattgtcatatgcacagtatagaaactggtttctctgtacaatgaaattcttactttgctgctcacactgaatgcatTAAAGGTTTAGGAAAAACAAAATAGAATCATTTGCAAAAGaacaatttgaagagcaaaaagatacacaaaatataaactatggaagtaaatggagctatatacatataaatgtgcataaatC is a window from the Parambassis ranga chromosome 12, fParRan2.1, whole genome shotgun sequence genome containing:
- the sec31a gene encoding protein transport protein Sec31A isoform X5; this translates as MKLKEINRTAIQSWSPAQHHPIYLAAGTSAQQLDASFSTSASLEFFELDLAEPSLDMKSCGSFSSPHRYHKLVWGPYGMDAQGHPSGVLIAGGENGNVILYDPAKIIAGESDVVIVESDKHTGPVRALDVNPFQTNLVASGGNESEIYIWDMNNFSSPMTPGPKTQPLEDISCVAWNRQVQHILASASPSGRASVWDLRKNDLIIKVSDHSNRMHCSGLAWNPEVATQMVVASEDDRMPVIQMWDLRFATSPLKILEHHTRGVLAIAWSLADPELLLSCGKDSRILCWNPNTAEVLYELPTSSQWCFDIQWCPRNPAVLSAAGFDGHVDIYSIMGGSNQAQSQRHADQISNSFGNMDPFGTGQTLPPLQLPQTPAAPATVNPLKKPPKWIRRPVGATFAFGGKLVSLENSQPNPQQPQQPTSHVVHISQVVTETDFLKRSDQLQATLSSGSFVDFCQEKIQAAENEFEKTVWSFLKANFESDIRSKYLELLGYSKEELALKISAALEEKPAEPPKVDVPPPAALQPPPDLNLVPPVDTPEAAFDMIAAANLQPAATLELNSTPDPENVDPEEAAADPDDAPLIEADLNLDQEEAKEEEDEKEEEEEEEEEEEEEEEEEEVPLEEEAAALVEEEQSPVETPAPVEIPAPVPTPAGGVSLSVSQDVDGLITQALLTGDFEGAVELCLHDNRMADSIILAIAGGADLLEKTQKKYFMRTHSKITKLISAVVMKDWHDILKTCDLQNWREALAAVMTYAQPEEFSSLCNLLGGRLEAAEDARLQIQACLCYICAGNVEKLVSCWTRVPDGHCPLSLQDLVEKVMVLRRAVEQTQRSGPAAIGILLADKMSQYANLLASQGSLSTAIAYLPDNTNQVTVQQLRDRLSRALGQGAPAPAAPAQTQRAPSQPPAARQPQPGAGLPRHPYTPVQPAMVPQPAAAPVAMSTPASVPAPPQYYQPVEPSNPMYGMPASGTAAPPPASSTPAYMYSHQYQRPQNGWNDPPALTRASKKKQVPVNYTPPTPITAPIMSPLGADPQPQPVSSGAQGPHGAQVPYSGMHQQQQQQPFSTPAMNPALPKTSMEGAPGAPTGDVIQPLQSIPAEKITKKPIPDEHLVLKTTFEGLIQKCLAVATDPQTKRKLDDANKRLEALYDKLREQTLSPAIVGGLHNIARSIESRSYTEGLNIHTHIVSSSNFSETSAFMPVLKVVLTQANKLGV
- the sec31a gene encoding protein transport protein Sec31A isoform X2 encodes the protein MKLKEINRTAIQSWSPAQHHPIYLAAGTSAQQLDASFSTSASLEFFELDLAEPSLDMKSCGSFSSPHRYHKLVWGPYGMDAQGHPSGVLIAGGENGNVILYDPAKIIAGESDVVIVESDKHTGPVRALDVNPFQTNLVASGGNESEIYIWDMNNFSSPMTPGPKTQPLEDISCVAWNRQVQHILASASPSGRASVWDLRKNDLIIKVSDHSNRMHCSGLAWNPEVATQMVVASEDDRMPVIQMWDLRFATSPLKILEHHTRGVLAIAWSLADPELLLSCGKDSRILCWNPNTAEVLYELPTSSQWCFDIQWCPRNPAVLSAAGFDGHVDIYSIMGGSNQAQSQRHADQISNSFGNMDPFGTGQTLPPLQLPQTPAAPATVNPLKKPPKWIRRPVGATFAFGGKLVSLENSQPNPQQPQQPTSHVVHISQVVTETDFLKRSDQLQATLSSGSFVDFCQEKIQAAENEFEKTVWSFLKANFESDIRSKYLELLGYSKEELALKISAALEEKPAEPPKVDVPPPAALQPPPDLNLVPPVDTPEAAFDMIAAANLQPAATLELNSTPDPENVDPEEAAADPDDAPLIEADLNLDQEEAKEEEDEKEEEEEEEEEEEEEEEEEEVPLEEEAAALVEEEQSPVETPAPVEIPAPVPTPAGGVSLSVSQDVDGLITQALLTGDFEGAVELCLHDNRMADSIILAIAGGADLLEKTQKKYFMRTHSKITKLISAVVMKDWHDILKTCDLQNWREALAAVMTYAQPEEFSSLCNLLGGRLEAAEDARLQIQACLCYICAGNVEKLVSCWTRVPDGHCPLSLQDLVEKVMVLRRAVEQTQRSGPAAIGILLADKMSQYANLLASQGSLSTAIAYLPDNTNQVTVQQLRDRLSRALGQGAPAPAAPAQTQRAPSQPPAARQPQPGAGLPRHPYTPVQPAMVPQPAAAPVAMSTPASVPAPPQYYQPVRAASTVTSWSNQTPTALPNVPPPPLQVGSASDQQVEPSNPMYGMPASGTAAPPPASSTPAYMYSHQYQPYAQVHQYPQGAGGPPIYQPLQYSSSCSSSSSSAAPPAAEPSSPPLPHPPGFLSQYTQPISSQPAPPLYPIQPPISHSSFSPSSPPSQPLFYPTSSSSSFSAPPSSGGCFQHGGPGSPVSYMPPPLPPPSGVSGPQNGWNDPPALTRASKKKQVPVNYTPPTPITAPIMSPLGADPQPQPVSSGAQGPHGAQVPYSGMHQQQQQQPFSTPAMNPALPKTSMEGAPGAPTGDVIQPLQSIPAEKITKKPIPDEHLVLKTTFEGLIQKCLAVATDPQTKRKLDDANKRLEALYDKLREQTLSPAIVGGLHNIARSIESRSYTEGLNIHTHIVSSSNFSETSAFMPVLKVVLTQANKLGV